The proteins below come from a single Microtus pennsylvanicus isolate mMicPen1 chromosome 13, mMicPen1.hap1, whole genome shotgun sequence genomic window:
- the LOC142833896 gene encoding large ribosomal subunit protein eL21-like: MTNTKGKRRGTRCMFSRPFRKHGVVPLATYMRIYKGDIVDIQGIGTVQKETPHKCYHGKTGRVYNVTPHAVGIIVNKQVKGKILAKRMNVRIEHIKHLKSRDSFLKQVKENDQKKKEAKEKGTWVQLKRQPAPPREAHFVRTNGKEPELLEPIPYEFMA; this comes from the coding sequence ATGACAAACAccaagggaaagaggaggggcacTCGCTGTATGTTCTCTAGGCCCTTTAGGAAACATGGAGTTGTTCCTTTGGCCACGTACATGCGGATCTACAAGGGCGATATTGTAGACATCCAGGGAATAGGCACTGTTCAAAAAGAAACACCCCATAAATGTTACCATGGCAAAACCGGAAGAGTCTACAATGTCACCCCGCATGCTGTGGGCATCATTGTAAACAAGCAAGTGAAAGGCAAGATTCTTGCCAAGAGAATGAATGTGCGGATTGAACACATCAAGCACTTGAAGagcagagacagcttcctgaagcAGGTGAAGGAGAACgaccagaagaaaaaggaagccaaagagaaggGCACCTGGGTTCAGCTGAAGCGCCAGCCTGCTCCACCCAGAGAAGCACACTTCGTGAGGACTAACGGGAAGGAGCCTGAGctgctggagcccattccctatgaattCATGGCCTga